A segment of the Salmo trutta chromosome 3, fSalTru1.1, whole genome shotgun sequence genome:
GGAATAAAACATAAATGTAATAAACAGATGGAACTTTGAGCTTTGTTTATGTTATGCAGTTCATTGAAAGAGTTGTACGGTTGCAAAAGCCTGCAAAAGACAGAAAATCTTGTAGGCTGCCAACAAGGATTGTGATGGGAAAAGTACTGTCTTATGGCGACATCTAGTGGTCAAGGTACTTAAAAGTACTATGTCAACTTTTCCTTCCTTGTGAATATCTCATTTGGAAAATTCTACCATATGATTTTTGTTCTATTTTCATTCCAGTGTATTGTTGGTGACTACTGCACAGTGAAAAAGGGACCACGGTACGGCCAACTATGTGACTGTCCAAGAGGATCAAAGTGCAACCTCTTCTTCCTCAAGTGTTTGGGATTTATTTTTGTTATGGTATTAGTTCATTTATTTCTGTCTGAAATAGAGTAGGATTTTGAAATTTCGATTCGCTAACTTCTACTATATATCCTTCTTCTGACCTGTTTCATCCATGTGTTCTTTAATTTgcctctcattctaccattctgctGTGCATTCAGCACAGATATAAAGGTAAGCTCTGTAAATATGATAAAGAGAGGCtctttttttataaaaatgttgaTTAATAAACTGTCCAATTCCTTTCACAACTTAAGCAGAAAAAAGCTGAATTATATTTACTACCAAAAAACCTACATTGTGCACATACCCTAACAACAGTTTATTTGTATTGGTCATAAATAGAAAGTGCAATAAACTGTACAATTTTCTGCACACTTACAGCAATGTAATAATTAGGAATAGTGTTAACAGTGCTGTAAAATACATAAATACTGTAAGAAATCAGAAGAACCATGTTTTTACGAATAGTGTAACCAAAATtgaaaaggcactcgcacatctgagctatctctGTTGCAGGTgtatggtaacagttgaataagatgagaaaaaagaagaaaccagcacactgctcttgatagtgtcactgctctttattaagctaGTGTGTAACCAAAAGGAAAGGCTTGTCAAACTACACCATAAATAAATAGATATGTATAGTTTAGACAGACCTGAATTTCACAAACAAACGTGATTGACCAATCATTGGTAAATACACCATAAGCACATTGATCACAGACCAAAAAATGTCATCTCTATCGTAGCGCATTAAATGTAGCTGGTAATAcccatttttcagaaaacaatcTTTAAAGGAAAATCTTCAAAAATAACACACAGGCGTAGATATTTGCAGTATTCGTCTCTGGTTGGACCAACTCAGTTATTATGGTGACAATGCAAGACAATGTGAAACAATGTCAGAAAGTGAGACCAAGTTGACATGTTCAAATCCCCAAAACTGACACATGGAATGGTTAGGCAGGACTATACTCTAatcacagacacagaaacaatatcaactatgacaacataaagACATGCTGTGCTGCAATATTATTAACCATACTGCAGTAATGACTTGGAACATATTGTAAGATTAGTTCAAACCAATAACTATTGTGCAGTGTATGGGTCATACTTACACATAGACATTTCACAAATAAGGCCGCAACAAAACATGGGATCAAAATGGAAATAGTGATCCCAAAAGAGATACCAATGTGCAAGTTCTGCCATTCAAGTCCTTCAAACATTTGAGAGTGGTCAAGCGCCGGCCAACAGCACCCAGTCTCTATATGGACAGGATCTGCCTGCGGACCTTTTCAGAAGCCAGGTGGTCCAGGGTTCTTTGACGAGCTATAACCACCAGGACCAAGACTACCGTTAGGCACATCATGATCCCTTCAAACCTCCAGAATAGGCTCTCATCCATCCGAGAGGAACGGCAGCTgagaaaagagaaagatagaATTGTAGTCGGACCTGAATTGGCGGTTGCATCAATTTAGGAAAATACTCGAATAAAAATATACAACAAAAAGGGGGTAGGCTACCTCTTGTATTCAACTTTGTTGGACTTTGCACAGTTGATCTTTTCTATGAATCCAGTTCGGGCGCACGGCGCCCATGATTTCTGGATGAGACAGGCACGTGAGGGATTCCATCATTAAGACGTTATTGATCAGTATTACGGTGTTTAAGAAAATAGGAATTATTTTAACCCTCACCATCTGAAAGGGGTTGCACCTTGCACACTCTGTCAAAATCGAAAACTCCTCCTCTTGCCAGCAATGAAGGGATGTTGTGCTTATCTCTACAAAATAAAGAGATTACAATAGCTAAAAACTTCAATGTTAGGGTCTACAGCTACAGGTCAACTATTATAGCTACCCGATCTGTATTTAAGTGTTATTTAACTAGCTATGGGTCTACCTGTAGTAGGGTATTCCTCTCCTGAAATAGCACCATGGACACTGGAAGAAAATGATAGAATGGTTTGGTTAACACATTCACAAAAGTCAGAGGTTTGACGACAGCTCAGTCAGTGACACGGCTGGACGCTACACAGCACACTCACCTAAGTGACGCAGGTACTACCAGGAGCAGTGTTAAGATCGAGAACATTCGGGAATCGCTCATTGTGCTGGTAATGGGGGCACCAACTCTAGACTGTCAGTAACTTCTAATGAGATGGCAAAATAACGTAgcttctagctagctacatattaGCTAAGGTTAGTTATCGGTTGAGTTCCAGAAGTATATTTACAGCAGCTAACCCACTACGGAATACTCAAGTGTCACTGTAAGCAtctttaaatgttaaatgttattcCATTATAAAATGTTTTGTTCTGGCAGAATTGCAGCCATCTTGAATCCTCGAAGTTCCTCCCCATG
Coding sequences within it:
- the LOC115184983 gene encoding protein JTB; the protein is MSDSRMFSILTLLLVVPASLSVHGAISGEEYPTTEISTTSLHCWQEEEFSILTECARCNPFQMKSWAPCARTGFIEKINCAKSNKVEYKSCRSSRMDESLFWRFEGIMMCLTVVLVLVVIARQRTLDHLASEKVRRQILSI